Proteins encoded by one window of Thermodesulfovibrionales bacterium:
- a CDS encoding aminopeptidase, with the protein MFFTRAASSILKVNLGLKKGEHVLIFTDRPITGETDLEREKIKEFCLILRDLAESLGCKAVYAEYPETGMHGMEPPERLWKIAFGEKTVQALKKKRLLSKLIKKKIEPDELKVAEDIIKRNIKAVANAVIALSRYSTSHTNFRDLLTRICKSRYASMPLFEVSMLEGPMSIDWKALAKRTRSIASKLKEAEFIKITAPNGTDLLLSKKGRKVYTDTGILTRPGSFGNLPAGEVFLAPVEGKAEGLLVIEWAPTRQLSSPLKIRIEKGRVINIEGNEPFREELMKKLQENPLNANIAELGIGTNDGAKRPDNILESEKILGTVHIALGDNSSFGGKIRTPLHQDFVIFRPTVILIKGKKEKFLIKDGKIL; encoded by the coding sequence ATGTTTTTTACTCGTGCAGCAAGCTCAATCTTAAAAGTAAACCTTGGTTTAAAAAAGGGCGAGCATGTCCTTATATTCACAGACAGGCCAATCACTGGTGAAACGGACCTTGAGAGGGAGAAGATAAAAGAATTCTGTCTGATCCTTAGAGACCTGGCAGAATCTCTTGGTTGTAAGGCCGTTTATGCAGAGTACCCAGAAACAGGTATGCATGGAATGGAGCCACCTGAAAGGCTCTGGAAGATTGCCTTTGGAGAGAAGACTGTACAAGCACTCAAGAAAAAAAGGCTCTTGAGCAAACTAATTAAAAAAAAGATAGAACCTGATGAGCTGAAGGTCGCAGAGGATATTATAAAAAGAAATATTAAGGCTGTAGCAAATGCAGTCATAGCCCTTTCAAGATACTCAACAAGCCATACGAACTTCAGAGACCTTCTAACAAGGATTTGCAAATCAAGATACGCCAGTATGCCGCTTTTTGAGGTCTCGATGCTTGAAGGTCCAATGAGTATTGACTGGAAGGCCCTTGCTAAAAGGACAAGGAGTATAGCCTCAAAATTAAAAGAGGCAGAATTTATAAAAATAACAGCACCAAATGGCACTGACCTCCTGCTATCAAAAAAGGGCAGAAAGGTCTATACAGACACAGGCATACTTACAAGACCGGGCTCCTTCGGTAATCTTCCAGCAGGTGAGGTCTTTCTTGCACCTGTGGAAGGTAAAGCAGAGGGTTTGCTTGTAATTGAATGGGCACCCACAAGACAATTGAGCTCACCGCTAAAAATAAGGATTGAAAAAGGGAGGGTAATTAATATTGAGGGTAATGAGCCTTTCAGGGAAGAGCTTATGAAAAAACTTCAGGAGAATCCACTGAATGCAAACATAGCGGAGCTTGGAATAGGCACAAATGATGGTGCAAAAAGGCCTGATAATATCCTTGAGTCTGAAAAGATCCTCGGCACAGTCCATATTGCCCTTGGTGATAATAGCTCCTTTGGAGGAAAGATAAGAACACCCTTGCATCAGGATTTTGTAATTTTCAGACCAACAGTGATTCTAATAAAGGGTAAAAAAGAAAAATTCCTTATAAAGGATGGGAAGATTTTATGA
- a CDS encoding insulinase family protein, whose product MMARFTEECYKQNREYRMIFNILFVLSFAILSIYFLLIPDDVQGEQKVQEYVLKNGLKVIILKDHKAPVATFQIWYRVGSIDEPKGKTGLSHLFEHMAFRGTPKYGSKELSRLIQKNGGIDNAYTTKDYTAYFQILPSDRIDLSIEIEADRMRNLLLREEDLQYERAVVMEERRLRYEDDPEASLFEEVQLTAFKAHPYRWPVIGMMSDLLSITREDLISYYRRFYNPSNAFIIVAGDVNPEEMIKKIKEFFEQIPEGESPERHYSEEPPQRGERRIYLKKEAEIPYLLIAYHVPSFPHTDAPALEVLSSILTGKSGRLYKEIISKKRIAASVDASYSGLNRFPYLFFFDGIPLEGKDVKELEEAIYEVIEDIIRTPPSEREIEKAKNQIEAALIMEMDSVYSMARIMGTFELLGGWHLKDRYLEKIREVRPEDVQRVASKYLIEDNRTVGILVPINLKLKEERKN is encoded by the coding sequence ATGATGGCCAGGTTCACTGAAGAATGCTATAAACAGAACAGAGAATACAGGATGATTTTTAATATACTCTTTGTACTTTCTTTTGCTATTTTATCTATTTATTTCTTGCTTATTCCTGATGATGTACAGGGTGAGCAGAAGGTTCAGGAGTATGTTCTTAAAAACGGGCTTAAGGTTATTATCCTTAAAGACCACAAGGCACCTGTTGCAACCTTCCAGATATGGTACAGGGTTGGCTCAATCGATGAGCCCAAGGGTAAGACAGGGCTGAGCCATCTTTTTGAGCACATGGCCTTTAGAGGAACTCCCAAATACGGTTCAAAGGAGCTCTCAAGGCTCATACAGAAAAATGGTGGTATAGACAATGCCTACACCACAAAGGATTATACCGCCTATTTCCAGATACTGCCTTCAGACAGGATAGATCTCTCTATTGAAATTGAGGCAGACAGGATGAGAAACCTCCTTCTCAGAGAGGAAGACCTTCAATATGAAAGAGCTGTGGTGATGGAGGAGCGTAGGCTTCGTTATGAAGATGATCCTGAGGCTTCCCTTTTTGAAGAGGTTCAGCTAACTGCCTTTAAAGCCCATCCATACAGATGGCCTGTCATTGGAATGATGTCTGACCTTCTGTCAATTACAAGAGAAGACCTTATTTCTTATTACAGAAGATTTTACAATCCTTCAAATGCCTTCATAATAGTTGCTGGAGATGTCAATCCTGAGGAGATGATAAAAAAGATTAAAGAATTTTTTGAGCAGATTCCAGAAGGAGAGAGCCCTGAAAGGCATTATTCAGAGGAGCCTCCCCAGAGGGGAGAAAGGAGAATCTATCTTAAAAAAGAGGCAGAGATACCCTATCTGCTCATCGCCTATCATGTGCCGAGTTTTCCTCACACAGATGCCCCTGCTCTTGAGGTTCTTAGTTCCATACTTACTGGAAAGAGTGGAAGGCTCTATAAGGAGATAATATCTAAAAAAAGGATTGCTGCATCTGTGGATGCCTCCTATAGTGGACTTAATAGATTCCCCTATCTCTTTTTCTTTGATGGCATCCCTCTGGAGGGCAAGGATGTTAAGGAGCTGGAAGAGGCAATATATGAAGTCATAGAAGACATAATAAGGACCCCTCCTTCTGAAAGGGAGATAGAGAAGGCAAAAAATCAGATAGAGGCAGCCCTTATAATGGAGATGGATTCGGTTTATTCCATGGCAAGAATTATGGGAACCTTTGAGCTTCTTGGTGGATGGCACCTAAAGGACAGATATCTTGAAAAAATAAGAGAGGTAAGACCAGAGGATGTACAGAGGGTTGCCAGTAAATATTTAATAGAAGATAACAGAACAGTGGGTATATTAGTGCCAATTAATTTAAAATTAAAAGAGGAGCGTAAAAATTGA
- the rsfS gene encoding ribosome silencing factor — protein sequence MDKARKVYELASDKKARDIVILELKDLTILTDYFIICSGDSTTQVRAIVEHIEERLGKAGLKPLSIEGLSYSHWVLMDYGDIIIHVFEEETRHYYELEKLWLDAPRIEVAKARLKES from the coding sequence ATAGATAAGGCAAGGAAGGTATATGAACTTGCCAGCGATAAAAAGGCAAGGGATATTGTTATTCTTGAGCTGAAGGATCTTACAATCCTTACAGATTATTTCATTATATGTTCAGGAGATAGTACCACACAGGTACGGGCAATTGTAGAGCATATTGAAGAGCGCCTCGGGAAGGCTGGCCTTAAACCACTTTCTATAGAAGGGCTATCTTACAGCCACTGGGTTCTGATGGATTATGGAGATATAATAATCCATGTCTTTGAGGAAGAGACAAGACATTATTACGAACTGGAGAAGCTCTGGCTTGATGCACCCAGGATAGAGGTAGCAAAAGCAAGGCTTAAGGAGAGCTGA
- a CDS encoding tetratricopeptide repeat protein, producing MGRFVLILFLFILIGLGYLATLNKETVTIAFTPEHVYETPKIVFMIVSGLAGAFLVLFIYTIRDTRRFIKNLREQKRQKKEERKNELYSKALDLILAGKKEEARHTLELIIKESPDFIHAYLRLSELCLEKNDLHKAYSYAEKARQLAPKRLDVLFNMATLMERAGRWQDALKYIEDILSLDRTNISALYRKRNVLEALQRWEELVDLERQIIRALPDERSRRQERRFLAGYKYELGRVSLERKDMERAKKSFKTAIKIDKFFIPAYLGLVEVMLSEGLTEGAIEFLWNSYEETSSPLLLARLEDLLITNGEPARLIRYYKGAIAKRPNDTLLNFLLGKLYYRLEMIDEAISLLRDMETGGETFPELHRLLGNLYLKRREPERAALEFRKAIDLRKTLRLNYCCNNCGYTADTWSGRCPNCKEWNSYTFNLEWFCRPLSEGSRRLEAQIASER from the coding sequence ATGGGGAGATTTGTTCTAATTTTATTTCTTTTTATACTTATAGGTCTCGGATACCTTGCTACCCTCAATAAAGAGACTGTAACCATAGCCTTCACTCCAGAGCATGTATATGAGACTCCAAAGATAGTCTTTATGATAGTATCTGGCCTTGCCGGAGCCTTTCTAGTTCTTTTTATTTATACTATAAGAGATACCAGACGATTTATCAAAAACCTAAGAGAACAGAAGCGTCAGAAAAAAGAGGAAAGAAAAAATGAACTTTATTCAAAGGCCCTTGACCTTATCCTTGCTGGAAAAAAGGAAGAGGCAAGGCATACCCTTGAACTAATAATAAAAGAATCGCCTGATTTCATTCATGCCTATCTAAGGCTTTCTGAACTCTGCCTCGAAAAGAACGATCTTCATAAGGCTTATTCCTATGCTGAAAAGGCAAGACAGCTTGCACCAAAGAGACTGGATGTTCTTTTTAATATGGCAACTCTTATGGAGAGGGCAGGAAGGTGGCAGGATGCCCTGAAATATATAGAAGATATATTAAGTCTGGACAGGACAAATATATCAGCACTTTATCGGAAGAGAAATGTTCTTGAGGCCCTTCAGAGGTGGGAAGAGCTTGTTGACCTGGAGAGGCAGATTATAAGAGCCCTTCCAGATGAAAGATCCCGAAGACAGGAAAGGAGGTTCCTTGCTGGCTATAAATACGAGCTTGGAAGGGTAAGCCTTGAAAGAAAGGATATGGAACGGGCAAAAAAGTCTTTTAAAACAGCAATCAAGATTGATAAATTCTTTATTCCAGCCTATCTGGGTCTTGTTGAGGTTATGCTTTCAGAGGGTTTAACAGAGGGAGCAATAGAGTTTCTATGGAACTCCTATGAAGAGACCAGCTCTCCACTTTTACTTGCAAGGCTTGAGGATTTATTAATAACTAATGGAGAGCCTGCGAGACTCATCAGGTATTACAAAGGTGCTATTGCAAAAAGGCCGAATGATACGCTTTTAAATTTCCTTCTTGGAAAACTCTATTACAGGCTTGAGATGATAGATGAGGCAATATCACTTCTCAGGGATATGGAAACAGGGGGTGAAACCTTTCCAGAGCTTCACAGGCTTCTGGGGAACCTTTATCTTAAAAGAAGAGAACCTGAAAGGGCTGCTCTGGAATTCAGGAAAGCCATAGACCTCAGAAAAACCCTCAGGTTGAATTATTGCTGTAACAACTGTGGATATACTGCAGATACTTGGTCAGGAAGATGTCCAAACTGCAAAGAATGGAATTCCTATACCTTCAATCTTGAGTGGTTCTGCAGACCCCTGAGTGAAGGTTCAAGAAGGCTTGAAGCTCAGATTGCCAGCGAAAGGTAA